A genome region from Clostridium pasteurianum includes the following:
- a CDS encoding AI-2E family transporter produces MMKMKKVHKYIASFLIFVFICILLYFLFKKVAILSEILYIILIAFLLAYTLKPFHMYLMSIGIGSRKSAAVLLAGITFLCIAFLFFLVPSIFKETLNIDMTKNEIQYCMDFLNKKLKPALRGAAGDTLIITIYSKFNNELHLIISKTLNFIVNIGKNIVDIAIIPIISYYFLADGDNIKNKILIVFPLNYRRLIKKIMSDVDNVLSRYNVTQIILCTLIGVLTFIILIIFKVDYPIILSIVNGLFNIIPYFGPIFGAVPAVIIAFLKSTKTGIYTTVFLYVIQIIEGNIISPKMTGDSVNIHPLIVILLLIAGEKIAGFWGMILAIPVGVIIKVIYEDLNYYLF; encoded by the coding sequence ATGATGAAAATGAAGAAAGTACATAAATATATTGCTTCATTTTTAATATTTGTTTTTATATGTATACTGCTATATTTTTTATTTAAAAAAGTAGCAATATTAAGTGAAATTTTGTACATAATTTTAATAGCATTTTTACTAGCATATACTCTCAAACCATTTCATATGTACCTTATGAGCATAGGTATAGGTAGCAGAAAATCAGCAGCTGTACTTTTAGCAGGAATAACGTTTTTATGTATTGCTTTTTTGTTCTTTTTAGTGCCATCAATATTTAAGGAAACCCTTAACATTGATATGACAAAAAATGAGATACAATACTGCATGGATTTTTTAAATAAGAAATTAAAACCAGCTTTAAGAGGAGCAGCAGGGGATACTTTAATAATTACTATATATTCTAAATTTAATAATGAACTTCATCTGATAATTTCTAAAACACTTAATTTTATTGTTAATATAGGCAAAAATATAGTTGATATAGCAATAATACCAATAATATCATACTATTTTTTAGCTGATGGGGATAATATAAAAAATAAAATATTAATTGTATTTCCTTTAAATTACAGAAGACTTATAAAAAAAATAATGAGTGATGTAGATAATGTATTAAGCAGGTATAATGTTACTCAAATAATTTTGTGTACATTGATTGGAGTACTTACATTCATTATACTTATAATATTTAAAGTGGATTATCCAATAATATTATCAATAGTAAATGGGTTATTTAATATAATACCATATTTTGGACCTATTTTTGGTGCAGTACCTGCTGTAATTATTGCTTTCTTAAAATCAACAAAAACTGGAATATATACTACAGTATTTCTTTATGTTATTCAAATAATTGAAGGAAATATAATATCGCCTAAGATGACAGGCGATTCTGTTAATATACATCCTCTAATAGTTATTTTGCTTCTAATAGCAGGAGAAAAGATAGCTGGCTTTTGGGGAATGATACTTGCAATTCCAGTTGGAGTTATCATAAAAGTAATTTATGAGGACTTAAACTATTACCTTTTTTAG
- a CDS encoding PRC-barrel domain-containing protein, with protein sequence MVRSKEFILKDVYSTEGNKVGVVDDIILNFSSGFVIGFKINKGKFINKNCYIGTENIISFHSKMIVNYKPYEGNFIEFKNIKNMDVINYDGTILGMVEEILFDEKSFKIKGIIVSRGLFANLISGKKVILEGDYMLGRENLFCFSNSKNLNFVRMFHFINSKDDENEEST encoded by the coding sequence ATGGTGAGAAGTAAAGAATTTATATTAAAAGATGTTTATTCTACTGAAGGAAATAAAGTAGGAGTAGTTGATGATATTATTTTGAATTTCAGTTCTGGATTTGTTATAGGATTTAAAATAAATAAGGGCAAATTTATAAATAAAAATTGTTATATTGGAACAGAAAATATCATTAGTTTCCACTCTAAAATGATTGTAAATTATAAGCCGTATGAGGGGAATTTCATAGAATTTAAAAATATAAAAAATATGGATGTAATAAACTATGATGGTACAATACTTGGAATGGTTGAAGAAATACTTTTTGATGAAAAAAGTTTTAAAATTAAAGGAATTATTGTATCAAGAGGGCTATTTGCAAATTTGATTTCTGGCAAAAAAGTCATACTTGAAGGTGATTATATGCTTGGCAGAGAAAACTTATTCTGCTTTTCAAACAGTAAAAATCTTAATTTTGTGAGAATGTTTCACTTCATAAATTCGAAAGATGATGAAAATGAAGAAAGTACATAA